Proteins encoded in a region of the Bacteroidota bacterium genome:
- a CDS encoding calcium/sodium antiporter: protein MSLLQSLAFMIGGFALLLVGAEALVRGASALALRFGLSPLVVGLTVVAFGTSSPELVICIAAALSGDGGIALGNVVGSNIANLALIVGVAAAIAPLAIERQLIRIDMPVVLASSLLMVAFLLDGSVERWEGAVLTVGIVVYVWYSIWQSRREAAAHRAAREAVADNPDAPIAEDLPVSFGSSIWRDLLFVAVGLVGLVIGGRLLLEGAESAARGFGVSEAVIGLTLVALGTSLPELATTVVAAMRGQGTMALGNAVGSNVFNVLGVLGPTALIQPVASDGVGVDSLAVMIGVTLLVHLTMATQRTMARWEGALLISVYVSYVVWLVI from the coding sequence ATGTCCTTGCTCCAGAGTCTCGCGTTCATGATCGGCGGCTTCGCGCTGCTGCTCGTCGGCGCGGAGGCCCTCGTTCGAGGCGCCTCAGCCTTGGCACTCCGTTTCGGGCTATCGCCGCTCGTGGTCGGATTGACCGTGGTGGCATTCGGGACGAGCAGCCCGGAGTTGGTGATCTGCATTGCCGCGGCGCTCTCCGGCGACGGCGGGATTGCGCTCGGCAACGTGGTCGGGTCGAACATCGCCAACCTCGCGCTCATCGTCGGCGTCGCGGCGGCCATCGCTCCTCTTGCGATTGAGCGGCAGCTGATCCGGATCGACATGCCCGTGGTGCTGGCGTCGTCGCTGCTCATGGTCGCGTTCCTGCTCGATGGCAGCGTCGAGCGCTGGGAGGGGGCCGTGCTCACGGTCGGCATCGTCGTGTACGTGTGGTATAGTATCTGGCAGAGCCGACGGGAGGCCGCCGCGCACCGTGCGGCCCGCGAGGCGGTGGCAGACAACCCCGACGCCCCCATCGCCGAAGACTTGCCGGTCAGCTTCGGGTCGTCCATCTGGCGCGATCTCCTGTTCGTGGCCGTTGGGCTTGTCGGGCTCGTGATTGGTGGCAGGCTCTTGCTGGAGGGCGCGGAGTCGGCGGCGCGCGGCTTTGGGGTGTCCGAGGCCGTCATCGGATTGACGCTCGTGGCACTCGGCACGAGCCTCCCAGAGCTCGCCACGACCGTGGTGGCGGCGATGCGCGGGCAGGGCACCATGGCGCTCGGCAACGCCGTGGGGTCGAACGTCTTCAACGTGCTCGGCGTGCTCGGCCCGACGGCGCTCATCCAGCCCGTCGCGTCCGACGGTGTCGGCGTGGACAGCCTCGCCGTGATGATTGGCGTGACGCTCCTGGTGCACCTCACCATGGCGACGCAGCGCACGATGGCCCGCTGGGAAGGTGCGCTCCTGATTTCGGTGTATGTCAGCTACGTGGTCTGGCTGGTGATCTGA
- a CDS encoding tetratricopeptide repeat protein: MTLPIRGVGVVVLLSTLLTVSAVSAQPATQYFAEGLARLQAGEAAAAIFPLEAALTADPALRDTYPALVVAHLQAGEPQRAEVVAAQGLERFPGDLHLTQLRAEASLQQGEVEAALPLYRVVHEAMEAGRSVPNVTAAQVRERLATVLQHAGGRAYEQGRRADAVAHYREARSLAPADEDIHANLAALHLEAEAWGDALDVAEAGLRHAPRSTRLLRSQAAALGRLGRTDETLGAYAALYARTPADLDVGLTYARTLLAQQRLPDALAVLDGLRAQHPGALPVYETALAAHLAAFDFAGALDLLAAMRTQFPGRLDVVEQQAVLFEILDDGPRARAAYATLRDLGADPAAMLLRAGRTYERADSLDAALSLYEQAAQEAATETVTPDAVTTDALDAVGRTLEALGRWDEALSVHERRRERADDAVSWTYLGRVHEALGDEQAAQTAYAEAVAHPNTPAEALTRLATITGQSSYACEALTSAVAEAAAWQAQAQQAAAQPSLEGRLALRDLASDLARSEDRLDAAFEIAQTTCLPGETESRLRAALTLYPSSPRLHLLLARHYDAAGQPARAKAAAQAAAEYAPTFRDAHLLLGRLSEAEADWKRAALAYERARALDPDAGDAYRALLRVHTAATSLDVVADRWAGQARARPDATVLCEHAIEALHKTERYAEARALAEHCAGPGS; the protein is encoded by the coding sequence ATGACGCTTCCTATTCGCGGTGTTGGCGTCGTCGTCCTTCTGTCTACGCTCCTCACGGTGAGCGCTGTCTCGGCGCAGCCTGCCACGCAGTATTTCGCCGAGGGGCTGGCTCGTCTCCAGGCGGGCGAGGCTGCGGCGGCGATCTTTCCGCTCGAAGCCGCGCTCACGGCTGATCCGGCGCTGCGTGACACCTACCCGGCGCTCGTGGTGGCCCACCTGCAGGCTGGAGAGCCGCAGCGGGCTGAAGTCGTGGCCGCGCAGGGGCTCGAACGTTTCCCCGGCGACCTCCATCTGACGCAACTCCGCGCTGAGGCCTCGTTGCAGCAGGGCGAGGTTGAGGCTGCGCTGCCACTCTACCGCGTCGTGCACGAGGCCATGGAGGCTGGGCGCTCCGTGCCGAACGTGACCGCGGCGCAGGTCCGCGAGCGCCTCGCGACAGTGCTGCAGCACGCCGGGGGACGGGCGTACGAACAAGGCCGTCGCGCTGATGCCGTCGCGCACTACCGCGAGGCTCGCTCCCTTGCGCCCGCCGACGAGGACATCCACGCCAACCTCGCGGCGCTCCATCTCGAAGCGGAAGCCTGGGGCGACGCGCTCGACGTGGCCGAGGCAGGCCTGCGCCATGCGCCACGAAGCACGCGCCTCCTCCGCAGCCAGGCCGCCGCGCTCGGTCGTCTCGGCCGTACCGATGAAACGCTCGGCGCTTACGCGGCCCTGTACGCGCGGACGCCCGCCGACCTCGACGTAGGACTGACCTACGCGCGCACGCTCCTCGCCCAGCAGCGCCTTCCAGACGCCCTCGCTGTGCTCGACGGGCTGCGCGCGCAGCACCCCGGCGCCTTGCCTGTCTATGAGACCGCGCTCGCGGCGCACCTCGCGGCGTTCGACTTCGCTGGCGCGCTCGATCTGCTCGCAGCGATGCGCACCCAGTTCCCAGGGCGTCTCGACGTGGTCGAGCAGCAAGCGGTCCTCTTCGAGATCCTCGACGATGGCCCGCGTGCACGGGCTGCCTACGCCACGCTGCGTGACCTGGGGGCAGATCCTGCCGCGATGCTCCTGCGGGCGGGCCGCACCTACGAGCGCGCCGATAGCCTCGACGCGGCTCTGTCCCTGTACGAGCAGGCCGCGCAGGAGGCGGCCACCGAGACCGTGACGCCCGATGCGGTGACAACCGATGCGCTCGACGCGGTGGGGCGCACGCTCGAAGCGCTCGGGCGCTGGGACGAGGCGCTGTCCGTCCACGAGCGCCGCCGCGAGCGCGCAGACGATGCCGTGTCGTGGACGTACCTCGGGCGTGTGCACGAAGCGCTCGGCGATGAGCAGGCTGCCCAGACTGCGTATGCCGAGGCCGTCGCGCACCCCAACACGCCCGCCGAGGCGCTGACTCGGCTAGCTACGATCACGGGGCAGTCATCGTACGCCTGCGAGGCGCTCACGTCAGCCGTCGCGGAGGCCGCCGCGTGGCAGGCGCAAGCACAGCAGGCCGCCGCACAGCCCTCGCTCGAAGGGCGGCTCGCACTCCGGGACCTCGCGAGCGACCTTGCCCGCAGCGAAGACCGCCTCGATGCCGCCTTCGAGATCGCGCAGACGACGTGTCTACCAGGAGAAACGGAGTCCCGGCTTCGAGCCGCCCTCACGCTCTACCCATCGAGTCCGCGCTTGCACCTGCTGCTGGCCCGCCACTACGACGCAGCCGGACAGCCTGCGCGCGCGAAGGCGGCAGCGCAGGCGGCGGCAGAGTACGCCCCCACCTTCCGCGACGCGCACCTGTTGCTCGGACGTCTTTCCGAGGCCGAGGCGGACTGGAAGCGGGCTGCTCTCGCCTACGAGCGAGCCCGCGCGCTCGACCCCGATGCGGGCGACGCCTACCGAGCGCTGCTGCGCGTCCACACCGCTGCCACCAGCCTCGACGTGGTCGCAGACCGGTGGGCTGGGCAGGCCCGCGCTCGCCCCGACGCCACCGTGCTGTGCGAGCACGCCATCGAGGCGCTGCACAAGACCGAGCGATACGCGGAGGCGCGGGCGCTCGCAGAGCACTGCGCGGGACCCGGATCCTGA
- a CDS encoding BlaI/MecI/CopY family transcriptional regulator, translating into MPADQLSPLQLAVMEVLWDRREATVADVHAVLERGLALTTVGTILARLAKQGIVAHRKDGRALVYRAAVTQRAVRRSMTGSLLDSLFGGDPAALVSHLLREDELSAADLDQLRARLDALEAAQHEPPASAPPADASSPGASPSSTTTDSTDV; encoded by the coding sequence ATGCCTGCCGACCAGCTCAGCCCGCTCCAGCTTGCCGTGATGGAGGTCCTTTGGGACCGCCGCGAGGCTACCGTAGCCGACGTCCACGCCGTGCTCGAACGCGGCCTCGCGCTCACTACCGTGGGCACCATCCTCGCGCGCCTCGCCAAGCAGGGCATCGTGGCGCACCGCAAGGACGGCCGCGCCCTCGTCTACCGCGCCGCCGTCACCCAGCGCGCGGTCCGGCGCTCGATGACGGGCAGTCTTCTTGACAGCCTGTTTGGCGGCGACCCCGCGGCGCTCGTGAGCCACCTTCTCCGCGAGGACGAACTCTCCGCCGCCGACCTCGACCAACTCCGCGCGCGCCTCGACGCCCTCGAAGCCGCGCAGCACGAACCCCCCGCATCCGCCCCGCCCGCCGACGCTTCGTCCCCCGGCGCGTCGCCTTCGTCCACGACAACCGACTCGACCGATGTTTGA
- a CDS encoding M56 family metallopeptidase: MFDALFDAAWAQTLTAWLATYALHSTLLLGAAWLASRWITGALAQDALWKTAVVAGLVTTSVQMTVQPSVYASSTVSESTLVVLRGEDVSQLIELSADRIIVQERGEAAPLVIERSLRPGLLNEATAATTGWAPVGFRTSWSLPETASRWIAVLVGFWLLGFAVEGLRRVRTHRRFVDSLGDRVPVERAHLLAEVERLGIRVGLRYPLHLTQSRTLAVPVALGVDEVVLPTWAVEDTAPIEQRALLAHEVAHLARRDPFWLAVFALVESVFFFQPLNHLARRRQQAAAERLCDGWAAEQTSPLAMARCLVDAAGRLRAHRLDGASAALPHLVPGMAAGRGGALSDRVEHLIDGAEPGASRRWPLAVAACCVIGLVACAGPAVTGTSPTTAATLEAPTRPSPPASPTVSAVVVASAPPAVTALVAPPPVALSPVTRAPVALSPVTRAPVVPVPGAPAPPPAAATTIAGPDTVVTFSYTRNDDRTRLRVERKGTVTFTQRGVMLSEGGRLLVHEELPSVERRYEARTDAAGGLVEAYEVDGTVQALDAAGLRWLQDRYEQAAGASPPPPPPAPSSSLPPPPPPPPSDGERIGMAATAPTSVSVRRGAARERDLTVLQARIETVAAQHAEALHEAHRRVQERYAQQREAAQAQTTSAEEVARAIEELRAEYDAETLSLDLTELSLSEDLEVLAEQFYQLADTQGVEGYQQVRDQLGASLAQLERLADAPRDIDERRPSVDLLQRRAAEFEREAERLREAAERLRLEAEDRHPEDNGRGAGQ; the protein is encoded by the coding sequence ATGTTTGATGCTCTCTTTGACGCGGCCTGGGCGCAGACGCTCACGGCGTGGCTGGCGACCTATGCCCTGCACAGCACGTTGCTGCTCGGCGCAGCCTGGCTGGCGTCTCGCTGGATCACGGGCGCCCTGGCGCAGGATGCGTTGTGGAAGACAGCCGTGGTCGCAGGCCTCGTCACAACGAGTGTCCAGATGACGGTGCAGCCTTCGGTCTATGCGTCTTCGACGGTGTCCGAGAGCACCCTCGTCGTGCTGCGAGGCGAGGACGTGAGTCAACTCATCGAACTGAGCGCAGACCGGATCATCGTGCAGGAAAGGGGAGAAGCTGCCCCGCTCGTGATCGAGCGCAGCCTGCGTCCAGGGCTTCTGAACGAGGCGACCGCAGCTACCACAGGATGGGCTCCTGTTGGCTTCCGGACGAGTTGGAGCTTACCCGAGACGGCATCGCGGTGGATAGCCGTGCTGGTAGGCTTCTGGTTGCTGGGGTTTGCCGTCGAGGGGCTGCGGCGCGTGCGAACGCATCGGCGGTTTGTGGACAGCCTCGGCGACCGAGTGCCAGTCGAGCGCGCGCACCTCCTTGCGGAAGTCGAACGATTGGGCATCCGTGTGGGCTTGCGCTATCCGCTCCACCTGACGCAGTCGAGGACGCTCGCGGTGCCTGTCGCGCTCGGCGTCGACGAGGTGGTGCTGCCGACCTGGGCAGTCGAGGACACGGCGCCGATTGAGCAACGTGCCTTGCTGGCGCACGAGGTGGCGCACCTCGCCCGGCGCGATCCGTTCTGGCTCGCCGTGTTCGCGCTCGTTGAGAGCGTGTTTTTCTTCCAGCCGCTGAATCACCTCGCGCGCCGCCGTCAGCAGGCTGCGGCTGAGCGCCTCTGCGATGGCTGGGCGGCCGAGCAGACCTCGCCGCTGGCGATGGCGCGGTGCCTCGTGGACGCCGCAGGCCGCCTGCGCGCGCACCGCCTGGACGGTGCATCGGCGGCGCTGCCGCATCTGGTGCCGGGCATGGCCGCCGGGCGGGGAGGCGCCCTGAGTGATCGGGTCGAGCACCTCATCGACGGAGCTGAGCCGGGAGCGAGCCGCCGCTGGCCGCTCGCGGTCGCGGCCTGCTGTGTGATTGGGTTGGTGGCGTGCGCGGGTCCGGCCGTGACCGGCACCTCGCCTACGACCGCCGCAACGCTCGAAGCGCCGACCCGGCCTTCGCCGCCCGCTTCCCCTACGGTCAGCGCCGTCGTGGTGGCTTCAGCGCCTCCCGCAGTGACGGCGTTGGTGGCGCCGCCCCCTGTGGCGCTGTCCCCCGTGACGCGGGCCCCTGTGGCGCTGTCCCCCGTGACGCGGGCCCCTGTGGTGCCTGTTCCTGGTGCACCCGCACCGCCTCCGGCGGCTGCGACCACCATCGCCGGACCGGATACCGTCGTCACGTTCAGCTACACCCGCAACGACGACCGCACGCGGCTGCGTGTGGAGCGCAAGGGGACCGTCACCTTCACGCAGCGGGGAGTCATGCTCTCCGAAGGTGGGCGCCTCCTGGTGCACGAGGAACTGCCGAGCGTGGAGCGCCGCTACGAGGCGCGCACCGACGCCGCGGGCGGTCTCGTGGAAGCCTACGAGGTCGACGGGACCGTTCAGGCGCTCGACGCGGCGGGGCTGCGCTGGCTCCAGGACCGCTACGAGCAGGCTGCAGGAGCCAGTCCACCGCCGCCGCCGCCAGCGCCGTCCTCGTCGCTGCCGCCCCCACCCCCGCCGCCGCCCAGTGATGGAGAGCGCATCGGCATGGCAGCCACCGCTCCGACGAGCGTTTCGGTCCGTCGAGGCGCTGCGCGCGAGCGCGATCTCACCGTCTTGCAGGCCCGCATCGAGACGGTGGCGGCCCAGCACGCAGAAGCGTTGCACGAAGCGCATCGGCGCGTGCAGGAGCGCTACGCGCAGCAGCGCGAGGCCGCGCAGGCGCAGACCACGAGCGCCGAGGAGGTCGCGCGCGCCATCGAAGAGCTCCGTGCGGAATACGACGCTGAGACGCTTAGCCTCGACCTCACAGAACTTAGCCTCAGTGAGGACTTGGAAGTCCTTGCGGAGCAGTTCTACCAACTCGCAGACACGCAGGGCGTGGAGGGCTACCAGCAGGTCCGCGACCAACTGGGCGCGTCGTTGGCTCAGCTGGAGCGCCTAGCCGACGCGCCGCGCGATATCGACGAGCGGCGCCCGAGTGTCGACCTGCTCCAGCGCCGCGCCGCCGAGTTCGAACGCGAGGCGGAGCGCCTCCGGGAAGCCGCCGAACGCCTCCGCCTCGAAGCCGAAGACCGGCACCCCGAAGACAATGGGCGGGGCGCCGGCCAGTGA